In a genomic window of Sarcophilus harrisii chromosome 4, mSarHar1.11, whole genome shotgun sequence:
- the IKBKE gene encoding inhibitor of nuclear factor kappa-B kinase subunit epsilon isoform X6 has translation MNHLRENGIVHRDIKPGNIMRLLGEDGQSIYKLTDFGAARELEDDEKFVSVYGTEEYLHPDVYERAVLRKPQQKAFGVTVDLWSIGVTLYHAATGSLPFVPFGGPRRNKEIMFKITTEKPTGAIAGTQKRENGPLEWSYKLPITCRLSLGLQAQLVPILANILEVDQEKCWGFDQFFAETSDILQRIVVHVFSLSQAVLHHVYIHAHNTIAIFLETVYKQTSVEPSHQGYLFEGHPCLLEPGLPAQHLAHTTEHSPLILFNENNENPIGLAFRDPSLDVPKFVPKVDLQADYNTAKGVLSVGHQVLRISRTLLDGQEMMLRGLHWVVEELKTTCGRTLETTQSALLFLSPSLGTEGFTSMTGEEIPELKEAADLKSKLQTINEILSRCSQNIVETQTSLTSLSSELVKNWDQVHEDRSTHRIQCCLDKMNVIYKQFKKARMRPGLGYNEEQIHKLDKVNFGHLAKRLLLVFQEDCVQKYQAALLIHSKRMRTVHETRKHLYLVSSSVATCQKEAQEAQGQLSKVLDRLSRRLWQGRMKAAQSSSPPFAAYSRPAPKDLVLHIQELREEMKLLAFDLQYNNQIIERLSTDPPTPGSLRAESDVVES, from the exons ATGAACCACCTCCGAGAGAATGGCATCGTTCACAGGGACATCAAGCCTGGGAACATCATGAGACTTTTAGGAGAAGATGGACAGAGCATCTATAAGCTGACAGACTTTGGGGCTGCCAGGGAGCTTGAAGATGATGAAAAGTTTGTCTCTGTCTATGGGACAGAAGAATACCTG CACCCAGATGTCTATGAACGAGCAGTGCTCCGGAAACCTCAGCAGAAGGCCTTTGGGGTGACGGTGGATCTGTGGAGCATTGGGGTGACTCTGTACCACGCAGCCACAGGCAGCCTCCCTTTTGTCCCCTTTGGTGGGCCTCGACGCAACAAGGAGATCAT GTTCAAGATCACGACAGAAAAACCAACTGGGGCCATTGCAGGAACCCAAAAACGAGAGAATGGTCCCCTGGAGTGGAGTTACAAACTGCCTATCACCTGCAGGCTATCCTT GGGATTGCAGGCCCAGCTGGTGCCTATCCTTGCCAATATCCTGGAGGTGGATCAAGAGAAGTGTTGGGGGTTTGACCAGTTCTTCGCTGAGACCAGTGACATCCTTCAGCGGATCGTGGTCCATGTATTTTCTCTGTCTCAAGCTGTCCTGCACCATGTCTACATTCATGCCCACAACAC GATAGCCATCTTCTTGGAGACTGTGTATAAGCAGACCAGCGTGGAGCCCAGCCACCAGGGGTACCTCTTTGAAGGCCATCCTTGCCTCCTGGAGCCCGGCCTTCCTGCCCAACATCTGGCCCATACCACGGAGCACAGCCCTTTGATCCTGttcaatgaaaataatgaaaatcccATCGGCCTGGCCTTCAGAGACC CATCCCTGGATGTTCCCAAGTTTGTGCCCAAGGTGGACCTGCAGGCTGATTACAACACAGCTAAG GGTGTGCTGAGCGTGGGGCACCAAGTGCTGCGAATCTCCAGGACACTGCTGGACGGTCAGGAAATGATGCTTCGGGGGCTGCATTGGGTGGT GGAAGAGCTCAAGACAACATGTGGGCGGACCCTGGAGACCACTCAGTCAGCTCTCTTGTTCCTGAGCCCCAGTCTGGGCACTGAGGG CTTCACCTCCATGACTGGGGAGGAGATACCAGAACTGAAGGAGGCAGCAGACCTGAAGTCCAAGCTGCAGACT ATTAATGAGATCCTTTCCAGATGTTCTCAAAATATTGTGGAGACTCAAACTAGTCTAACTAGCCTGTCCTCTGAGCTGGTGAAGAACTGGGATCAGGTACATGAAGACAGAAG CACCCATCGCATTCAATGCTGCCTGGACAAGATGAATGTCATCTACAAACAATTCAAGAAAGCCAGGATGAGACCAG GGTTGGGATACAACGAGGAACAGATCCACAAGCTGGATAA ggtGAACTTTGGACATTTAGCTAAAAGACTCCTTCTGGTTTTCCAAGAGGATTGTGTGCAGAAGTATCAGGCAGCTCTTCTCATCCACAGCAAGAGGATGAG GACAGTGCATGAGACAAGGAAACATCTCTACCTTGTCAGCAGCTCAGTAGCCACTTGTCAGAAAGAAGCACAAGAAGCCCAGGGGCAACTCAGCAAG gtaCTGGATCGGTTATCTCGTCGGCTTTGGCAGGGCAGAATGAAAGCTGCTCAGAgttcttctcctccttttgctGCTTATTCCAGACCAGCACCAAAGGACCTGGTTCTTCA CATTCAAGAACTCCGAGAGGAAATGAAGTTACTAGCCTTTGATCTCCAATACAATAATCAGATCATTGAGAG gttaAGTACAGACCCCCCCACCCCTGGGTCTTTGAGAGCTGAGAGTGATGTGGTGGAATCCTGA